In a single window of the Streptomyces sp. NBC_00353 genome:
- a CDS encoding glycoside hydrolase family 48 protein, whose translation MIAMGLTQGTAVAEPATPTGEGARAAAADDPYTQAFLTQYGKIKAAGNGYFSPDGLPYHSAETLMVEAPDHGHETTSEAVSFWMWLEAAYGRVTGDWTPFNEAWAIAERTIIPQHADQSTADAYNPSSPATYAPEWPLPDNYPSALNSSVPVGSDPIATELASSYGTMDVYGMHWLMDLDNTYGYGNKPGTGGESGPGPGPSFINTYQRGAQESVWETIPQPTTDLFNYGGPNGFLDLFVDDASYAKQWKYTNAPDADARAVQAAYWAYRWAAAQGKEGEIAASVAKAAKMGDYLRYAMFDKYFKRIGSCTDPNSCPAASGRDSQHYLLSWYYAWGGAAAGSGGGWAWRIGDGASHQGYQNPLAAWALSNVPALTPKSATARTDWAKSLTRQLEFLQWLQSAEGAFAGGCTNSWDGKYGTPPTGTPTFYGMAYDWQPVYHDPPSNNWFGFQVWGMERVAAYYYVTGNATAKAVLSKWVAWASGKTTVGADGSYRFPSTLNWTGKPDTWNPTSPGNNAGLHVSVVDYSNDVGVGAAYVKTLTYYAAKSGDADAGALAKALLDAMALNADDKGIAVPETRADYNRFDDEVFVPDGWSGEMPGGDTVEPGVTFIGMRSWYRDDPDWPKVQAYLDGGPAPTFTYHRFWAQAALALAFSIYAELLVEGDGGGDTEPPTAPAGLTVTATTNNSVSLSWSASTDNVAVTGYDVYRNGVLAGSATTRTFTDQGLAAATAYSYAVAARDAGGNTSALSTTVSATTKSGGGGTGSVKVQYKNTDSSATDNQIRLGVQIVNTGSAPVDLSTVKVRYWFSSEAGASTFSTYCDYAALGSSNINHTVVTVSSPKTGADHYLEVGFTGGAGSLAAGASTGEVQLRLNKTDWSNFNEADDYSRATNTSYTDAPRLAAYVGSALAWGVEP comes from the coding sequence CTGATCGCGATGGGCCTGACCCAGGGCACCGCCGTGGCCGAGCCCGCCACTCCGACGGGCGAAGGCGCCCGTGCCGCGGCGGCCGACGACCCGTACACCCAGGCGTTCCTCACGCAGTACGGCAAGATCAAGGCGGCCGGCAACGGCTACTTCAGCCCGGACGGTCTTCCGTACCACTCGGCAGAGACGCTGATGGTCGAAGCGCCGGACCACGGTCACGAGACGACCTCCGAGGCCGTCAGTTTCTGGATGTGGCTGGAGGCCGCGTACGGCCGGGTGACAGGGGACTGGACCCCCTTCAACGAAGCCTGGGCGATCGCGGAGCGCACCATCATCCCGCAGCACGCCGATCAGTCCACCGCCGACGCGTACAATCCGAGCTCCCCGGCGACCTATGCGCCCGAATGGCCGCTGCCCGACAACTACCCGTCCGCCCTGAACAGTTCGGTCCCGGTCGGCTCGGACCCCATCGCCACGGAACTTGCCTCGTCCTACGGCACGATGGACGTCTACGGCATGCACTGGCTGATGGACCTGGACAACACCTACGGCTACGGCAACAAGCCGGGCACCGGCGGCGAGTCGGGACCGGGACCCGGACCGTCGTTCATCAACACCTATCAGCGCGGGGCGCAGGAGTCGGTGTGGGAGACCATCCCGCAGCCGACCACCGATCTCTTCAACTACGGCGGTCCGAACGGCTTTCTCGATCTGTTCGTCGACGACGCGAGCTATGCCAAGCAGTGGAAGTACACCAATGCCCCGGACGCCGACGCCCGTGCGGTACAGGCCGCCTACTGGGCGTACCGCTGGGCCGCCGCCCAGGGCAAGGAGGGCGAGATCGCGGCGTCGGTGGCCAAGGCCGCCAAGATGGGGGACTACCTCCGCTACGCCATGTTCGACAAGTACTTCAAACGGATCGGCAGTTGCACGGATCCCAACTCCTGCCCGGCCGCGTCCGGCCGTGACTCCCAGCACTATCTGCTGTCGTGGTACTACGCCTGGGGCGGCGCGGCCGCGGGGAGCGGCGGCGGGTGGGCCTGGCGCATCGGCGACGGCGCCTCCCACCAGGGCTACCAGAACCCGCTCGCCGCATGGGCTCTGTCCAATGTCCCGGCGCTGACCCCCAAGTCGGCGACGGCGCGCACCGACTGGGCGAAGAGTCTGACCAGGCAGCTGGAGTTCCTGCAGTGGCTGCAGTCCGCCGAAGGCGCCTTCGCCGGGGGCTGCACCAACAGCTGGGACGGGAAGTACGGAACCCCGCCGACCGGCACGCCGACGTTCTACGGCATGGCTTACGACTGGCAGCCGGTCTACCACGACCCGCCGAGCAACAACTGGTTCGGCTTCCAGGTGTGGGGCATGGAGCGCGTCGCCGCGTACTACTACGTCACCGGCAACGCGACCGCCAAGGCCGTCCTGTCCAAATGGGTCGCCTGGGCCTCCGGGAAGACCACCGTCGGCGCGGACGGCAGCTACCGCTTCCCCTCCACCCTCAACTGGACGGGCAAGCCGGACACCTGGAACCCGACGTCCCCCGGGAACAACGCGGGGCTGCACGTCTCGGTCGTGGACTACTCCAACGACGTCGGGGTGGGCGCCGCCTACGTCAAGACACTGACCTACTACGCCGCCAAATCGGGCGACGCGGATGCCGGGGCCCTGGCCAAGGCCCTGCTCGACGCGATGGCACTGAACGCCGACGACAAGGGCATCGCGGTACCGGAGACCAGGGCCGACTACAACCGGTTCGACGACGAGGTGTTCGTACCCGACGGGTGGTCCGGCGAGATGCCGGGCGGCGACACGGTCGAGCCGGGCGTCACCTTCATCGGCATGCGGTCCTGGTACCGGGACGACCCGGACTGGCCGAAGGTCCAGGCCTACCTGGACGGCGGTCCGGCACCCACCTTCACCTACCACCGGTTCTGGGCCCAGGCGGCGCTCGCGCTCGCCTTCTCGATCTACGCCGAACTGCTGGTGGAGGGGGACGGTGGCGGTGACACCGAACCACCGACGGCACCGGCCGGGCTGACGGTCACCGCGACGACGAACAACAGCGTGTCGCTGTCGTGGTCCGCCTCGACCGACAACGTCGCCGTCACCGGCTACGACGTGTACCGCAACGGCGTACTCGCCGGCAGCGCGACGACGCGAACGTTCACGGACCAGGGCCTCGCCGCAGCGACCGCGTACAGCTACGCGGTGGCGGCGCGGGACGCCGGCGGCAACACCTCGGCGCTCTCCACGACCGTTTCCGCCACCACGAAATCGGGCGGTGGCGGAACGGGCTCGGTGAAGGTCCAGTACAAGAACACCGACTCGTCGGCCACCGACAACCAGATCCGGCTCGGAGTGCAGATCGTCAACACGGGCAGCGCCCCGGTCGATCTGTCCACGGTCAAGGTCCGGTACTGGTTCAGTTCCGAGGCCGGTGCGAGCACCTTCTCCACGTACTGCGACTACGCCGCGCTCGGATCGTCGAACATCAACCACACGGTGGTGACGGTCAGCAGCCCGAAGACCGGGGCCGACCACTACCTGGAGGTCGGCTTCACCGGCGGCGCGGGCAGCCTGGCCGCCGGCGCCTCGACCGGCGAGGTCCAGTTGCGACTGAACAAGACCGACTGGTCGAACTTCAACGAGGCCGACGACTACAGCCGCGCCACCAACACCTCCTACACCGACGCCCCCCGCCTCGCCGCCTATGTGGGCTCGGCTCTCGCCTGGGGAGTGGAGCCGTGA
- a CDS encoding glycoside hydrolase family 6 protein: MRSRSSTLHGIRRKFAALSALAIGAALAVAVPTPASAAARVDNPYAGAKAYVNPQWSAKAAAEPGGSVIADEPSFVWMDRIAAIEGAGDAMSLREHLDEALDQGANLFQVVIYDLPGRDCAALASNGELGPTELDRYKTEYINPIADILDDPAYANLRIVTIIEPDSLPNLVTNAGGTAGSTTQCATMKANGNYEKGVGYALHTLGAIPNVYNYVDAGHHGWLGWDTNFVPAAQEFKKAATTEGATVADVQGFIVNTANYSALKEPYFKVTDSVNGTTVRQSKWVDWNFYVDELSFAQALRTELVNQGFASNIGMLIDTARNGWGGSARPTAAGPLTNVDDYVNGGRIDRRIHPGNWCNQSGAGIGERPTSAPEAGIDAYVWAKPPGESDGNSQPIENDEGKGFDQMCDPTYGGNGRNGNSPTGALANSPLAGHWFSAQFQELVRNAYPPLDGGGGDDDTQAPSAPTGLTVTGKTSGSVSLSWSASTDNTGVTAYDVYRAGVQVGSSATTSFTDTGLTASTAYSYTVKARDAAGNVSAASAAVSATTSAGGGTGTGTLKVQYKNNDSSATDNQIRMGLQLVNTGSTAVNLSTVKVRYWFTPEAGASTFGTACDYAVLGCGSVTTGVTASGSSAAGASHYLEVGFGSGTLAAGASTGEIQLRLNKSDWSNFNEADDYSRTTNTAYADASKIGVYVGSTLTWGTAP, encoded by the coding sequence ATGAGATCACGAAGTTCCACGCTGCACGGGATACGCAGGAAGTTCGCCGCGCTCTCCGCGCTGGCGATCGGAGCGGCCCTGGCCGTGGCCGTCCCCACCCCGGCCTCCGCCGCGGCCCGCGTCGACAACCCGTACGCCGGTGCCAAGGCGTACGTGAACCCGCAGTGGTCCGCAAAGGCCGCCGCGGAGCCGGGCGGCAGCGTCATCGCCGACGAACCCTCGTTCGTCTGGATGGACCGCATCGCGGCCATCGAGGGCGCCGGCGACGCGATGAGCCTGCGCGAGCACCTCGACGAGGCGCTCGACCAGGGCGCGAACCTCTTCCAGGTCGTCATCTACGACCTGCCGGGACGCGACTGCGCCGCACTGGCCTCCAACGGTGAGCTCGGTCCCACCGAACTCGACCGGTACAAGACCGAGTACATCAACCCCATCGCCGACATCCTCGACGACCCCGCGTACGCGAACCTGCGCATCGTCACGATCATCGAGCCGGACTCGCTGCCCAACCTCGTCACCAACGCGGGCGGCACCGCCGGATCCACCACCCAGTGCGCGACCATGAAGGCGAACGGCAACTACGAGAAGGGCGTCGGCTACGCGCTCCACACCCTGGGTGCCATTCCCAATGTCTACAACTACGTCGACGCCGGTCACCACGGCTGGCTGGGCTGGGACACCAACTTCGTCCCGGCGGCCCAGGAGTTCAAGAAGGCCGCGACAACCGAGGGCGCCACGGTCGCGGACGTCCAGGGCTTCATCGTCAACACGGCCAACTACTCGGCCCTGAAGGAGCCGTACTTCAAGGTCACCGACTCGGTGAACGGTACGACGGTTCGTCAGTCCAAGTGGGTGGACTGGAACTTCTACGTCGACGAGCTCTCCTTCGCACAGGCCCTGCGCACGGAACTGGTCAACCAGGGCTTCGCCTCGAACATCGGCATGCTCATCGACACGGCCCGCAACGGTTGGGGCGGCTCCGCCCGGCCCACCGCCGCCGGTCCGCTGACGAACGTCGACGACTATGTCAACGGCGGCCGGATCGACCGCCGTATCCACCCGGGGAACTGGTGCAACCAGTCGGGCGCCGGCATCGGTGAGCGGCCCACGAGTGCCCCGGAAGCCGGGATCGACGCATACGTCTGGGCCAAGCCTCCGGGCGAGTCGGACGGCAACAGCCAGCCCATCGAGAACGACGAGGGCAAGGGCTTCGATCAGATGTGCGACCCGACGTACGGGGGCAACGGGCGCAACGGCAACAGCCCGACCGGTGCACTTGCCAACTCGCCGCTGGCGGGCCACTGGTTCTCCGCCCAGTTCCAGGAGCTGGTGCGCAACGCGTACCCGCCCCTCGACGGCGGCGGCGGTGACGACGACACCCAGGCGCCGTCCGCGCCGACCGGCCTGACGGTCACGGGGAAGACGAGCGGCAGCGTCTCGCTGTCCTGGTCGGCCTCGACCGACAACACCGGTGTGACCGCCTACGACGTGTACCGCGCAGGGGTGCAGGTGGGCTCCTCGGCCACGACCTCGTTCACCGACACGGGGCTCACCGCCTCGACGGCGTACAGCTACACGGTCAAGGCCCGGGACGCGGCCGGGAACGTCTCGGCGGCCTCCGCCGCCGTCTCGGCGACCACCTCCGCGGGCGGCGGAACCGGCACCGGCACCCTCAAGGTCCAGTACAAGAACAACGACTCCTCGGCCACCGACAACCAGATCCGGATGGGCCTGCAACTGGTCAACACCGGGAGCACCGCGGTGAACCTGTCCACGGTGAAGGTGCGCTACTGGTTCACCCCCGAGGCCGGCGCGAGCACCTTCGGCACCGCTTGCGACTACGCGGTGCTGGGCTGCGGCAGTGTGACCACCGGCGTGACGGCCTCCGGCAGTTCGGCCGCCGGGGCCAGCCACTACCTGGAGGTCGGCTTCGGTAGCGGCACCCTGGCTGCGGGAGCCTCCACCGGGGAGATCCAGCTGCGCCTGAACAAGAGCGACTGGTCGAACTTCAACGAGGCCGACGACTACAGCCGTACCACCAACACGGCCTACGCCGACGCGTCGAAGATCGGCGTCTACGTGGGCTCCACCCTCACCTGGGGCACCGCCCCCTGA
- a CDS encoding glycosyltransferase family 2 protein: protein MSEPRIGVSIVTMGDRPQQVEALLASIAIQDVLPTRLVIVGNGTSLPDFTAVPGLSDLAGGVTTIELDENLGCPGGRNVAIRRLAELGDVDVVVELDDDGLLVDKGVLRKVQEMYAADPKLGIVGFRIADEHGETQRRHVPRLRATDPMRRGPVTAFLGGGHALSMKMLAETGPWPAEFFFTHEETDLSWRALDAGWKILYEPDLLLQHPKTSPARHSVYYRMTARNRVWLARRNLPLPLVPAYLGTWTLLTVARTRSATGLRAWAGGFAEGVRTPCGRRQPMRWRTVWRMTMLGRPPVI, encoded by the coding sequence TTGTCCGAACCGCGCATCGGCGTATCCATCGTGACCATGGGCGACCGCCCGCAGCAGGTCGAAGCCCTGTTGGCCTCGATCGCCATACAGGACGTCCTGCCCACCCGTCTCGTCATCGTGGGCAACGGCACCTCGCTGCCGGACTTCACCGCCGTCCCCGGCCTGTCCGACCTGGCCGGCGGTGTGACCACGATCGAGCTCGACGAGAACCTCGGCTGCCCCGGCGGCCGTAACGTCGCCATCCGCCGACTCGCGGAACTCGGTGACGTGGACGTCGTCGTCGAGCTGGACGACGACGGACTCCTCGTCGACAAAGGTGTGCTGCGCAAGGTCCAGGAGATGTACGCCGCCGACCCGAAGCTCGGCATCGTCGGCTTCCGCATCGCCGACGAGCACGGCGAGACGCAGCGCCGCCATGTCCCCCGGCTGCGCGCCACCGACCCGATGCGCCGCGGCCCGGTCACGGCGTTCCTCGGCGGCGGCCACGCCCTCTCCATGAAGATGCTTGCCGAAACCGGCCCGTGGCCCGCGGAGTTCTTCTTCACGCACGAGGAGACGGACCTGTCCTGGCGGGCGCTCGATGCGGGCTGGAAGATCCTGTACGAACCCGACCTGCTGCTCCAGCACCCCAAGACATCCCCGGCCAGACACTCGGTCTACTACCGGATGACGGCCCGCAACCGGGTCTGGCTGGCCCGCCGTAACCTGCCTCTCCCACTGGTCCCGGCCTACCTGGGCACCTGGACCCTCCTCACGGTGGCCCGCACCCGTTCCGCCACGGGTCTGCGCGCCTGGGCCGGCGGCTTCGCCGAGGGGGTCCGCACCCCGTGCGGCCGACGGCAGCCGATGCGGTGGCGTACGGTGTGGCGCATGACGATGCTGGGGCGGCCGCCGGTCATCTGA
- a CDS encoding ScbR family autoregulator-binding transcription factor encodes MAQQARAIQTRRSILVAAAAVFDERGYSSATISEILARAGVTKGALYFHFNSKEELALGVMDLQLDVVPLPPQLTKLQDLVDQGMLLAHQLRHEPLVRASVGLAMDQGVEGLDRGTPFRAWIDRLEQLLSAAKNQGELLPHVQPGETAELLAGAFSGVQVMSQVLCNREDLGRRISVLLHYILPSISTPAVLATLDMAEDRGERLLASLETVPSQAAATG; translated from the coding sequence ATGGCACAGCAGGCGCGCGCGATCCAGACTCGACGGTCGATCCTGGTGGCGGCCGCCGCCGTTTTCGACGAGCGCGGCTACAGCAGCGCCACCATCAGCGAGATCCTCGCGCGGGCGGGGGTGACCAAGGGCGCGCTGTACTTCCATTTCAACTCGAAGGAAGAGCTGGCGCTCGGCGTGATGGATCTCCAGCTGGACGTCGTTCCGCTGCCGCCCCAGCTGACGAAGCTCCAGGATCTGGTGGACCAGGGCATGCTGCTCGCCCACCAGCTCCGTCATGAACCCTTGGTGCGGGCCAGCGTCGGACTGGCCATGGACCAGGGGGTCGAGGGCCTCGACCGGGGCACCCCGTTCCGGGCCTGGATAGATCGGCTCGAACAGCTGCTCAGCGCGGCGAAGAACCAGGGCGAGCTCCTGCCGCACGTCCAGCCGGGCGAGACCGCAGAACTGCTGGCGGGCGCCTTCTCCGGCGTTCAGGTGATGTCCCAGGTCCTGTGCAACCGCGAGGACTTGGGGCGCCGGATCTCCGTACTCCTGCACTACATCCTGCCGAGCATTTCGACGCCCGCCGTGCTGGCCACCCTCGACATGGCCGAAGACCGCGGCGAACGGCTGCTCGCCTCTCTCGAAACCGTACCGAGCCAGGCCGCCGCCACCGGCTGA
- a CDS encoding ScbA/BarX family gamma-butyrolactone biosynthesis protein yields the protein MVQLTSRAGSTPRSGRQEKFPRQLVHRSDPEDVFPTGWTRQTDTQFSVSARWPCVHRFFAPVAGRYQDPLLIAETMRQTTMLLAHAEFDVPVGDQFVMWELGYISSPGRLALDAHPEHPGGPWDITVDVSCSRIRRRGRGIGSMDLELLLHRSGSRIATGGGRISCTSAKVYERLRGDRLAVNGVPVPLLPAVAPHEAGRTSERDVVLAPTARQGVWQLRLDTGHPTLFGRPNDHVPGILLLEAARQAANAVRPGRAFLPVSLEAAFLRYVELDRPCWIEARIVPADTRSTTRVEVRATQDGETVFTGTLDSPDRTEEAQGTRS from the coding sequence ATGGTTCAGCTCACCTCACGCGCGGGTTCGACGCCGCGCTCAGGTCGACAGGAAAAATTTCCACGGCAGTTGGTCCACCGTTCCGATCCCGAGGACGTCTTTCCCACCGGCTGGACCAGACAGACCGACACCCAGTTTTCGGTGTCGGCCCGCTGGCCGTGCGTGCACCGCTTCTTCGCCCCCGTGGCGGGCCGCTACCAGGACCCGCTGCTGATCGCGGAGACCATGCGGCAGACGACGATGCTGCTCGCTCACGCGGAGTTCGACGTGCCGGTCGGGGACCAGTTCGTGATGTGGGAGCTGGGCTACATCTCCTCGCCCGGACGCCTCGCCCTGGACGCGCACCCCGAGCACCCCGGCGGACCCTGGGACATCACCGTCGACGTCTCCTGCTCCCGGATCAGGCGCCGGGGCCGGGGCATCGGTTCCATGGACCTGGAACTGCTCCTGCACCGCAGCGGCAGCCGGATCGCAACCGGCGGCGGCCGGATCAGCTGCACGTCGGCCAAGGTGTACGAGCGGCTGCGGGGGGACCGCCTCGCCGTGAACGGTGTACCCGTCCCCCTCCTTCCGGCCGTGGCGCCGCACGAGGCGGGGCGGACCTCGGAGCGTGACGTCGTGCTGGCACCGACTGCGCGTCAGGGTGTCTGGCAGCTGCGGCTCGACACCGGACACCCGACCCTCTTCGGCCGGCCCAACGACCATGTGCCGGGAATTCTGTTGCTGGAGGCGGCCCGACAGGCCGCCAATGCCGTCCGCCCCGGGCGCGCCTTCCTGCCTGTGTCGCTGGAGGCAGCCTTCCTGCGTTACGTCGAACTCGACCGTCCCTGCTGGATCGAGGCCCGGATCGTCCCGGCGGACACCCGGTCGACGACCAGGGTGGAGGTCCGGGCCACCCAGGACGGCGAAACGGTCTTCACCGGCACGCTCGACTCCCCGGACCGCACCGAAGAGGCACAGGGCACACGGTCATGA
- a CDS encoding NAD-dependent epimerase/dehydratase family protein: protein MTAPRILITGATGFIGSHVVAAARQVPGARLRLMTHRTAPDSGRDVVTGIGTRVETVYGDLADPASLHGSCDGIDAVIHCASQIGGDTETATTVNDHGTRALVEEAARSGVARIVHLSTASVYGRGPFTGLLPGRVEPAPASATSLTRAAAEQHVLAAGGAVVRPHIVHGVGDRWAVPGLVALLGQLRAGLTGCEARHSLIDVETLGRALLGAALSPEQPAGVYHVNHPEPVACSELLATVIGELGLPWADAGIGVDAARTRLAEVPYALHHLDMLAVDHWFADERVWQDVGCEPGAGFTATFARHAPWYRQFLGR, encoded by the coding sequence ATGACGGCGCCGCGCATCCTCATCACCGGAGCGACCGGATTCATCGGCAGCCATGTCGTGGCCGCCGCGCGCCAGGTCCCCGGGGCGCGCCTGCGCCTGATGACGCACCGGACCGCGCCCGACAGCGGTCGCGACGTCGTGACCGGCATCGGTACCCGCGTCGAGACCGTGTACGGAGATCTCGCCGATCCCGCCTCCCTGCACGGTAGTTGCGACGGGATCGACGCCGTGATCCACTGCGCCTCGCAGATCGGCGGCGACACGGAGACGGCCACGACCGTCAACGACCACGGCACCCGCGCCCTGGTCGAAGAGGCCGCCCGCAGCGGCGTCGCCCGGATCGTCCACCTGAGCACTGCATCCGTCTACGGGCGCGGCCCGTTCACGGGGCTGCTGCCGGGCCGGGTGGAGCCTGCCCCCGCCTCGGCCACCAGCCTGACCCGCGCCGCCGCCGAGCAGCACGTCCTCGCGGCGGGCGGTGCCGTAGTGCGCCCGCACATCGTGCACGGGGTCGGGGACCGCTGGGCGGTGCCCGGTCTCGTCGCCCTGCTGGGGCAGTTGAGGGCAGGACTGACCGGGTGCGAGGCGCGGCACTCGCTCATCGACGTCGAGACGCTGGGCAGAGCGCTGCTCGGTGCGGCGCTCTCCCCGGAGCAGCCGGCGGGGGTCTATCACGTCAACCACCCCGAGCCGGTGGCCTGTTCGGAACTGCTGGCTACGGTCATCGGCGAACTCGGGCTGCCCTGGGCGGATGCGGGAATCGGTGTCGATGCCGCCCGTACCCGGCTGGCCGAAGTCCCGTACGCCCTGCATCATCTCGACATGCTCGCGGTGGACCACTGGTTCGCCGACGAACGCGTCTGGCAGGACGTCGGCTGCGAGCCGGGCGCGGGCTTCACCGCCACCTTCGCCCGGCACGCCCCTTGGTACCGGCAGTTCCTGGGGCGATAG
- a CDS encoding PhzF family phenazine biosynthesis protein: protein MTQISGTEVLRYTAFSADPEGGNPAGVVLDASGLDDAAMLSVAAELGYSESAFLTGPGESGGSTGRGYTIRYFSPKAEVPFCGHATVATAIALAERNGPGDLVFTTQAGTVPVTVTQEGTELRATLTSVEPHVTDVAPDDLAEALAALDWPAADLDPALPPRIAYAGARHLVLAAASRERLADLDYDFARLEALMHRLDLTTVQLVWRETPAVFHVRDPFPVGGVVEDPATGAAAAAFGAYLRERALVPDAAVLTLHQGEDMGRPGTLTVELRAGDARVRVSGTGTRIPAAE from the coding sequence ATGACTCAGATTTCAGGCACCGAGGTCCTGCGATACACCGCGTTCTCCGCCGATCCCGAGGGCGGCAATCCGGCGGGTGTCGTCCTCGACGCATCCGGCCTCGACGACGCGGCGATGCTCTCCGTCGCGGCCGAGCTCGGCTACAGCGAGTCGGCGTTCCTGACCGGGCCGGGCGAGTCGGGCGGATCGACCGGGCGTGGTTATACGATCCGCTACTTCAGCCCGAAGGCGGAGGTCCCGTTCTGCGGCCACGCAACCGTTGCGACGGCCATCGCCCTCGCCGAGCGCAACGGACCCGGGGATCTGGTCTTCACCACGCAGGCGGGCACGGTCCCGGTCACCGTCACCCAGGAGGGCACCGAGCTCCGCGCCACCCTCACGAGCGTGGAGCCCCACGTCACGGATGTCGCTCCGGACGACCTGGCCGAGGCGCTGGCCGCCCTGGACTGGCCGGCCGCCGACCTGGACCCGGCGCTGCCGCCCCGTATCGCCTATGCGGGCGCCCGCCACCTGGTGCTGGCCGCAGCAAGCCGCGAGCGGCTCGCCGACCTCGACTACGACTTCGCGCGCCTCGAAGCGCTGATGCACCGACTCGACCTGACGACCGTTCAGCTGGTGTGGCGCGAGACGCCGGCCGTCTTCCATGTCCGCGACCCGTTCCCGGTCGGGGGTGTGGTCGAGGACCCGGCGACCGGCGCGGCGGCGGCCGCCTTCGGGGCCTATCTGCGCGAGCGGGCCCTCGTCCCGGACGCCGCCGTCCTCACTCTCCACCAGGGCGAGGACATGGGCCGCCCCGGCACGCTCACGGTCGAACTGCGTGCGGGCGACGCACGGGTGCGGGTGAGCGGGACGGGGACGCGGATCCCGGCGGCGGAGTGA
- a CDS encoding SDR family oxidoreductase: MSNKLLNSDAKTAVVTGAGSGIGRAVALALTGAGWSVALAGRRPGPLAETAELAGEKARVITVPADVSRPEDVTALFSSVREWIGRVDLLFNNAGTFGPRSVPVEDLSYDDWRTVVEVNLTGAFLCAQAAYRQMKEQDPQGGRIINNGSISAHAPRPHSVAYTATKHAMTGLTKSLSLDGRPYRIACGQIDIGNAATEMTDRMQRGTLQANGELAVEPVMAADDVARTVLHMAELPLEANVQFATVLATTMPYVGRG; this comes from the coding sequence ATGAGCAACAAACTGTTGAACTCCGATGCGAAAACGGCCGTCGTCACGGGCGCGGGCTCCGGGATCGGCCGTGCGGTGGCTCTTGCCCTGACCGGCGCCGGCTGGTCGGTGGCGCTCGCGGGCCGCCGCCCCGGACCTCTCGCCGAGACCGCGGAACTGGCCGGGGAGAAGGCCAGGGTGATCACCGTCCCGGCCGACGTCTCCCGCCCCGAGGACGTGACCGCGCTGTTCTCCTCCGTACGGGAGTGGATCGGCCGGGTCGACCTGCTGTTCAACAACGCGGGCACGTTCGGCCCTCGCTCCGTCCCGGTCGAGGACCTGTCGTACGACGACTGGCGCACCGTGGTCGAGGTGAACCTGACGGGGGCGTTCCTGTGCGCGCAGGCGGCGTACCGGCAGATGAAGGAGCAGGACCCGCAGGGCGGCCGGATCATCAACAACGGCTCGATCTCCGCCCATGCGCCGCGCCCGCACTCGGTGGCGTACACGGCGACCAAGCACGCCATGACGGGGCTGACGAAGTCGCTGTCGCTGGACGGGCGCCCGTACCGGATCGCCTGCGGCCAGATCGACATCGGCAACGCGGCGACCGAGATGACCGACCGGATGCAGAGGGGCACCCTTCAGGCCAATGGCGAGCTGGCGGTGGAACCGGTGATGGCGGCGGACGACGTGGCCCGGACGGTGCTGCACATGGCGGAGCTGCCGCTGGAGGCGAATGTGCAGTTCGCCACGGTCCTGGCGACGACGATGCCGTACGTGGGCCGCGGCTGA